A region from the Benincasa hispida cultivar B227 chromosome 8, ASM972705v1, whole genome shotgun sequence genome encodes:
- the LOC120084059 gene encoding putative pectinesterase/pectinesterase inhibitor 22: MNFVDSFTFNTVVSLDGTGNFRSINAAIAAAPSNRKSRFYIHVKPGIYKEHVEIEKKKTFIALIGDNAANTIIVDSRSHATGFNTFQSATFVVKGDNFMAQSITFENSAGPENGQAVALLNNRANHTVYYKCVFLGYQDTLYVNGDNVFFKDSEIYGTVDFIFGYGQAVYQDYFREDLKSDVRGLFTISINHSIATSVDNYLYLLDQLKTSDLDNKTRSVFNDCVEQYEFAIALLKSSLEELLKNHDRDKVMINNMSDAFGSIDSCEYDFEDFVTEPPAWLARYLTLRPLFGLSIGFASLL, translated from the exons ATGAACTTTGTTGATAGCTTTACTTTTAACACTGTTGTCTCTTTAGATGGAACTGGAAATTTTAGAAGCATTAATGCAGCTATAGCAGCTGCACCAAGTAATAGAAAATCTCGATTTTACATTCATGTGAAACCTGGGATTTACAAAGAACATGTTGAAATCGAAAAGAAAAAGACTTTCATTGCGTTAATCGGTGACAACGCTGCAAACACCATCATTGTTGATAGTAGAAGCCATGCTACTGGTTTTAACACCTTCCAATCCGCTACATTCG TTGTCAAGGGTGATAACTTTATGGCACAGTCCATAACGTTTGAAAATTCTGCTGGACCTGAAAATGGTCAAGCTGTTGCCCTTCTCAACAACCGCGCCAATCATACGGTATACTACAAATGTGTATTTCTTGGCTATCAAGACACTCTTTATGTCAATGGAGACAATGTATTCTTCAAAGATAGTGAAATTTACGGCACGGTAGATTTCATATTTGGATATGGACAAGCTGTGTATCAAGATT ATTTTCGCGAAGACTTGAAATCAGACGTAAGAGGGTTGTTCACCATTTCCATAAATCATTCTATTGCTACTAGCGTTGATAATTATTTGTATCTTCTGGACCAGCTCAAAACATCTGACTTAGACAACAAAACACGATCTGTCTTTAATGATTGTGTGGAGCAATATGAGTTTGCCATAGCTCTTTTGAAATCATCGTTAGAGGAATTGTTAAAGAATCACGATAGAGATAAAGTGATGATTAATAATATGTCTGATGCGTTCGGTAGCATTGATAGTTGTGAATATGATTTTGAGGACTTTGTAACTGAACCGCCTGCTTGGTTGGCTCGTTATCTTACCTTACGTCCACTTTTTGGACTTTCAATAGGGTTTGCAAGTTTATTGTAA